The Streptococcus sp. 29896 genome includes a region encoding these proteins:
- a CDS encoding ABC transporter substrate-binding protein, protein MKKFLSFTVLCFVSILLVACSGTKQETNQTSLSSMPSIDGVAYYGDIPQAPKRVVSLNFANTGYLLKLGFSIVGATSYDLANPAFSSYLEETQAVTSEDLEAIAALEPDLIVTGSNDTNIEQLSEIAPTIAIEYGKHSYKDTLAVFGKIFNQEELATEWTSQWDKAIETAGKDMKALTGNAASFTIMGYLGADLYVFGQNWGRGGEIIYQELGYAAPQSVQDDVFEAGYLAVSTEVLSQYAGDYIIMANEDSSAASSLYETDVWQNLAAVQDGHLIQLDAKSFIFNDPISLEYQLGILHDAILALQ, encoded by the coding sequence ATGAAAAAGTTTCTATCATTTACCGTTTTATGTTTTGTAAGCATTTTGCTTGTTGCTTGTTCAGGAACCAAGCAAGAAACGAACCAAACCAGCCTCTCTTCAATGCCTAGCATTGATGGTGTGGCCTACTATGGGGATATTCCTCAGGCGCCAAAACGGGTTGTCAGCCTCAACTTTGCCAATACAGGCTACCTCTTAAAACTTGGTTTCTCAATAGTTGGAGCAACTTCTTACGACCTAGCCAATCCCGCCTTTTCAAGTTACTTAGAAGAAACACAAGCCGTAACTAGTGAAGATTTGGAAGCCATTGCAGCTTTGGAACCTGATTTAATTGTGACAGGTTCAAACGATACCAATATAGAACAGTTGTCTGAGATCGCACCTACAATCGCGATTGAATACGGTAAACATTCCTATAAGGATACTTTAGCAGTCTTCGGGAAAATCTTTAATCAAGAAGAACTTGCTACAGAGTGGACCAGTCAATGGGACAAGGCTATTGAAACTGCTGGTAAGGATATGAAGGCCCTTACTGGGAATGCAGCAAGCTTTACCATCATGGGCTATCTTGGTGCGGACCTCTATGTCTTTGGTCAAAACTGGGGCCGTGGTGGAGAAATTATCTACCAAGAATTGGGTTATGCCGCTCCTCAAAGTGTCCAAGATGATGTCTTTGAAGCTGGTTATTTGGCTGTTTCAACTGAAGTACTTAGCCAATATGCGGGAGACTACATCATCATGGCAAATGAAGACAGCAGCGCTGCAAGTAGCTTGTACGAAACGGATGTATGGCAAAATCTAGCAGCGGTTCAGGACGGACACCTCATTCAACTCGATGCCAAAAGCTTCATTTTCAACGACCCTATCTCTTTAGAATACCAGTTGGGTATCCTACATGATGCTATCTTAGCCCTTCAATAA
- a CDS encoding pseudouridine synthase produces MRLDKCLEKAEIGSRKQVKKLFKAQQICIDGQVATSLSQIVDPGLQNITVEGQRVELEGSRYYLLHKPAGVVSAVSDKDHQTVIDLIEPEDRADGLYPVGRLDRDTEGLLLITNNGPLGFRMLHPKHHVDKVYYVEVNGPLEPDASAFFAQGVRFLDGTCCQPADLTILETSMEHSRAVIRIGEGKFHQVKKMFLAYGVKVTYLKRTSFGPFQLGDLQVGTYRSLTEAELQDLKTYFRE; encoded by the coding sequence ATGAGATTGGACAAGTGTTTGGAAAAGGCGGAGATTGGCTCCCGTAAGCAGGTAAAAAAACTTTTCAAAGCCCAGCAGATTTGCATTGACGGACAGGTCGCAACCAGCCTAAGCCAAATTGTGGACCCAGGTCTGCAAAACATTACAGTTGAAGGCCAGAGGGTTGAACTGGAAGGCAGTCGCTATTATCTGCTTCATAAGCCTGCTGGTGTGGTTTCTGCCGTGTCCGACAAGGATCACCAGACCGTTATTGACCTGATTGAGCCAGAGGATAGGGCGGACGGCCTCTACCCTGTTGGTCGCTTGGACAGAGATACTGAAGGTCTGCTTCTCATCACTAACAACGGCCCACTGGGCTTTCGCATGCTTCATCCCAAACACCATGTGGATAAGGTCTATTACGTGGAGGTCAACGGTCCCTTGGAACCAGATGCCTCAGCCTTTTTTGCCCAAGGTGTTCGCTTTTTGGACGGCACCTGCTGCCAGCCCGCAGACTTGACCATTTTGGAGACTTCTATGGAACATAGCAGAGCAGTTATTCGGATTGGGGAGGGCAAGTTTCATCAGGTCAAGAAGATGTTTTTAGCCTATGGTGTCAAGGTCACCTATCTCAAACGCACCAGTTTTGGTCCATTTCAACTGGGAGATTTGCAAGTAGGGACTTACCGCAGCTTGACTGAAGCAGAACTGCAGGATTTAAAAACCTATTTTAGGGAGTAA
- a CDS encoding aminotransferase — protein sequence MQIKEFGVEDWLNQWEKQAKWDIAGSSVASLSLEELATLAGDSYEQISQDLCRSLLNYGWIEGSPDFKEAVSQLYETVCPEQILQTNGATGANFLVLYSLLEPGDHVISMYPTYQQLVDIPHSLGAHVQLWPIREEKGWLPDLADLRQMVTEKTKMICINNANNPTGAFMDRAYLEELVSIAEEVGAYILADEVYQTFEDQAFPAIVDLYEKGISTNSLSKTYSLPGIRVGWIAANRELSDYFRKYRDYTMISAGVIDDALATYALQQREHILERNRQLVRRNLAILEKWVAEQDQVDLVLPRQVSTSFIRLRIDRPTEEFCLALLEEEGVLLVPGERFDMPGYARLGYCCKTEVLVEGLERLARFLGSNK from the coding sequence ATGCAGATAAAAGAATTTGGTGTTGAGGATTGGCTCAATCAATGGGAAAAACAAGCAAAGTGGGATATCGCTGGAAGTTCAGTTGCCTCTCTTTCCTTAGAAGAATTGGCTACGCTGGCTGGCGATTCCTATGAGCAAATCAGTCAGGACCTATGCCGCTCCTTGCTCAACTACGGTTGGATAGAAGGTTCTCCTGATTTTAAAGAGGCTGTCAGTCAATTGTATGAGACGGTTTGTCCTGAGCAAATCTTGCAAACCAACGGCGCTACGGGGGCCAATTTCCTAGTGTTATACAGTCTCTTGGAGCCTGGAGATCACGTGATTTCCATGTACCCAACCTATCAACAGTTGGTCGATATTCCACACTCACTGGGTGCACATGTTCAATTGTGGCCTATTCGTGAGGAAAAGGGCTGGTTGCCCGATTTAGCAGATCTACGCCAGATGGTAACCGAGAAGACCAAGATGATTTGTATCAATAATGCCAATAACCCAACAGGGGCCTTTATGGACCGTGCCTATCTTGAAGAACTGGTTTCCATTGCAGAGGAGGTAGGTGCCTATATTTTGGCAGACGAGGTGTACCAAACCTTTGAAGACCAAGCTTTTCCGGCCATTGTTGACCTTTATGAAAAAGGGATTTCGACCAATAGTCTCTCCAAAACCTATTCCCTTCCTGGTATTAGGGTTGGTTGGATTGCAGCCAATCGTGAATTGTCGGATTATTTTAGAAAATACCGTGACTACACTATGATTTCTGCAGGTGTGATTGACGATGCTTTGGCGACTTATGCCCTTCAGCAGAGAGAGCATATTTTGGAGCGAAATCGTCAATTGGTTCGTAGAAATTTGGCTATTTTAGAAAAATGGGTTGCAGAGCAGGATCAGGTAGACTTGGTCTTGCCGCGGCAGGTATCAACCTCCTTTATTCGTTTAAGGATTGACCGACCGACTGAGGAATTTTGCCTAGCCTTGTTGGAAGAAGAAGGAGTCCTCTTGGTGCCAGGTGAACGATTTGATATGCCTGGCTATGCCCGTCTGGGTTATTGCTGTAAAACAGAGGTATTGGTGGAAGGACTGGAGCGCTTGGCTCGATTTTTGGGTTCTAACAAGTAA
- the queA gene encoding tRNA preQ1(34) S-adenosylmethionine ribosyltransferase-isomerase QueA produces MNTADFDFYLPEELIAQVPLEKRDSSRLLIVDKTTGAMTDSHFDHIIDELEPGDALVMNNTRVLPARLYGQKPDTQGHVELLLLKNTQGDQWEVLAKPAKRLKVGAKVAFGDGRLMATIIEELEHGGRIVEFDYQGIFLEVLESLGEMPLPPYIHEKLDDRERYQTVYAKENGSAAAPTAGLHFTQDLLDKIEAKGVKLVYLTLHVGLGTFRPVSVENLDEHEMHSEFYSLSAQAAQTLNEAKANGGRIVAVGTTSIRTLETIGNKFDGHLEADSGWTNIFIKPGYTFKIVDAFSTNFHLPKSTLVMLVSAFAGRELTLSAYQHAVEERYRFFSFGDAMFIK; encoded by the coding sequence ATGAATACAGCAGATTTTGATTTTTACCTACCAGAAGAACTGATTGCGCAAGTCCCTTTGGAAAAACGCGACAGTTCCCGCCTCTTGATTGTGGACAAAACCACAGGTGCCATGACAGATAGCCACTTCGACCACATCATCGATGAGTTGGAGCCTGGCGATGCCCTGGTTATGAACAACACCCGCGTCCTACCAGCTCGACTCTACGGCCAAAAGCCCGATACACAAGGACATGTCGAATTGCTCCTTTTGAAAAATACCCAAGGAGATCAATGGGAAGTTCTTGCTAAGCCAGCCAAACGCCTGAAAGTCGGCGCCAAAGTCGCCTTTGGTGATGGAAGACTCATGGCTACCATTATAGAAGAACTGGAGCACGGCGGACGGATTGTTGAATTTGACTATCAAGGTATCTTCTTAGAAGTCCTTGAAAGTTTGGGGGAAATGCCCCTACCGCCTTATATCCATGAAAAATTGGACGATCGCGAACGTTACCAGACTGTCTATGCCAAAGAAAATGGCTCTGCTGCTGCACCGACTGCTGGACTGCATTTTACACAGGACTTGCTAGATAAGATCGAAGCCAAGGGTGTAAAACTGGTCTATCTGACCCTCCATGTGGGCTTAGGGACCTTCCGTCCGGTTTCGGTAGAGAATCTCGATGAGCATGAGATGCACTCCGAGTTTTATAGCCTTTCAGCCCAAGCTGCCCAGACCTTAAATGAAGCCAAGGCAAACGGTGGTCGCATCGTTGCAGTTGGAACAACCTCCATTCGCACCCTTGAAACCATTGGAAACAAGTTTGATGGCCATTTGGAAGCTGACTCTGGTTGGACCAATATCTTTATCAAACCAGGCTATACTTTCAAGATTGTCGATGCCTTTTCGACCAACTTCCATCTTCCAAAGTCAACCTTGGTTATGTTGGTCTCTGCTTTTGCCGGGCGAGAACTCACCCTCTCTGCCTACCAACATGCCGTTGAAGAGCGCTACCGATTCTTTAGTTTTGGCGATGCCATGTTTATCAAATAA
- a CDS encoding glucosamine-6-phosphate deaminase, translating to MKVFVVKDQVEGAGIALDILKQKMADGAQVLGLATGSSPIEFYKQVRESELDFSEVTSVNLDEYVGLGEDSDQSYVYFMKEHLFNAKPFKENHLPNGLAADLDEELVRYNAILEEHPVDFQILGIGRNGHIGFNEPGASFDGVARVVDLAPSTIEANARFFADPEEVPKQAISMGIANIMAAKTIVLMAYGPEKADAIKATVEGTVTEEVPASVLQNHDDVVLIIDEAAASKLTK from the coding sequence ATGAAAGTTTTTGTCGTAAAAGATCAAGTTGAGGGTGCAGGCATTGCCTTGGATATTCTCAAACAGAAAATGGCTGATGGTGCGCAAGTTCTGGGTCTGGCAACAGGTTCCAGTCCAATCGAATTTTACAAGCAGGTTCGTGAAAGTGAGTTAGATTTTTCTGAGGTGACATCTGTTAACTTGGATGAGTATGTTGGTTTGGGCGAAGATAGTGACCAATCCTATGTCTATTTCATGAAAGAGCATCTTTTTAATGCAAAACCATTCAAGGAAAACCATTTGCCAAACGGGTTGGCTGCTGATCTTGATGAAGAGTTGGTGCGATACAATGCTATTTTGGAAGAACATCCTGTTGATTTCCAAATTCTAGGTATCGGCCGCAATGGTCATATTGGCTTTAATGAGCCAGGGGCTTCCTTTGACGGAGTTGCCCGCGTTGTGGATTTGGCGCCATCAACCATCGAAGCCAACGCTCGCTTCTTTGCGGACCCAGAGGAAGTGCCTAAGCAGGCTATTTCAATGGGCATCGCTAACATTATGGCAGCCAAGACCATTGTCCTCATGGCTTATGGTCCTGAAAAAGCTGACGCTATTAAGGCGACGGTAGAAGGTACAGTGACAGAGGAAGTTCCAGCAAGTGTCCTTCAAAACCACGACGACGTCGTTCTCATCATTGACGAAGCCGCGGCAAGTAAATTGACAAAATAA
- a CDS encoding iron ABC transporter permease, which translates to MTEYFRFPKPNLFWLVFLTVGLILIFGAYLSLRFGAISFSHDQLLVTLKEFGKDSAQQDIIVDLRIPRLLTACLVGASLAVAGLMMQAVTYNRLADSGLLGIQAGAGLSILLLLILNPNSHYLLRLMVGFIGAGLVAGLVIFSSQQNGPGNHPLRILLIGSMATAFLSAVGQGISIYLNQATHYLGLLSGSLTQANWTSLAWLAGPIFLALLFAMFFAKQLTILSLQESLAQGLGLQTKLFLVLFLLLVTVLSAAAVSLAGSLTFIGLIIPNLIRPFFKRDFRYLLPLSALCGACLLVWMDVLARILHPPYELPLNSLTSLIGFPILLFLIRKGDWS; encoded by the coding sequence ATGACAGAGTACTTTCGATTTCCTAAGCCAAATTTATTTTGGCTTGTTTTTTTAACTGTGGGGCTCATTCTCATATTCGGAGCCTACCTTTCCCTTCGCTTCGGAGCAATTTCTTTTAGCCATGACCAGCTTCTTGTAACCCTTAAAGAGTTTGGTAAAGACTCTGCTCAACAGGACATTATCGTGGATTTACGGATTCCTCGACTCTTAACAGCCTGTCTGGTCGGAGCTAGTTTGGCAGTTGCAGGCTTGATGATGCAAGCTGTGACCTACAACCGGCTAGCAGATTCTGGGCTCTTGGGCATTCAAGCAGGGGCGGGACTATCAATCTTACTACTCTTGATCCTTAATCCCAACTCCCACTACCTCCTGCGATTGATGGTGGGGTTTATAGGAGCGGGATTGGTTGCAGGATTGGTGATTTTTAGCAGCCAACAAAATGGACCCGGTAACCACCCCTTGCGCATCCTTCTAATCGGCAGCATGGCTACTGCTTTTCTATCCGCAGTTGGTCAAGGAATTAGCATCTATCTGAATCAAGCCACCCACTATCTAGGACTACTATCTGGTAGTTTGACCCAGGCAAATTGGACCAGCCTAGCCTGGTTGGCTGGTCCTATCTTCCTTGCCTTGCTATTTGCTATGTTCTTTGCAAAACAGCTGACTATCTTAAGTTTGCAGGAAAGTCTGGCTCAGGGCTTGGGATTACAGACAAAGCTCTTCCTCGTCCTCTTCTTGCTACTAGTGACTGTCCTGTCCGCAGCTGCCGTCAGCTTGGCTGGTAGTTTGACATTTATCGGTCTGATCATTCCAAACCTGATTCGGCCATTCTTTAAACGTGATTTTCGTTACCTTTTGCCATTGTCTGCTCTTTGTGGGGCTTGTCTGCTTGTTTGGATGGATGTCTTAGCCCGTATCCTACACCCTCCATATGAACTCCCTTTAAATAGTCTCACGAGCTTGATTGGCTTTCCTATCTTACTCTTCTTGATTCGAAAGGGGGACTGGTCATGA
- a CDS encoding glutathione peroxidase, translating to MTAIYDFTLENQDGQQVSLERYRDKVLLIVNTATGCGLTPQYEALQALYDRYHSLGFEILDIPCNQFMNQAPGTAQEINRFCQLNYGTSFPRFAKIKVNGADAHPLYRWLKEEARGPVGKAIEWNFVKFLVDRQGKVVKRLAATSSPDKLSERIEALLKTS from the coding sequence ATGACAGCTATTTATGATTTTACACTCGAAAACCAAGATGGTCAGCAGGTATCTCTAGAAAGGTATAGAGACAAGGTCTTGCTGATTGTCAATACCGCGACAGGCTGTGGACTGACTCCGCAATATGAGGCCTTACAGGCGCTCTACGACCGTTATCATTCACTGGGCTTTGAAATCTTAGATATTCCATGCAATCAATTTATGAATCAAGCTCCAGGAACAGCTCAAGAAATCAATCGATTTTGCCAGCTCAATTATGGAACCAGCTTTCCCCGTTTTGCTAAGATCAAGGTCAATGGAGCAGATGCCCATCCCCTCTACAGATGGTTGAAAGAAGAGGCACGAGGACCAGTTGGCAAGGCCATTGAATGGAATTTCGTGAAATTTTTAGTGGACAGACAAGGCAAGGTTGTCAAACGCCTAGCTGCCACTAGCAGCCCAGATAAATTATCCGAGAGGATTGAAGCGTTATTAAAAACCAGCTAA
- a CDS encoding glutathione S-transferase family protein has translation MGLLQDGKWVDQWYDTKSTGGKFVRTVTQFRNWITPDGQAGPTGKGGFKAESGRYHLYISLACPWASRTLIMRKLKGLEEHISISIVHPLMLENGWTFADGPGVIKDPIFNSDYLYQVYLKADPNYTGRVTVPVLWDKETNTIVSNESAEIMRMFNTAFNDITGNYDDYYPANLQAEIDAMNDFVYPNINNGVYKAGFSTSQAVYEKEVKNLFAALDKLEEHLADKDYLVGNQLTEADIRLFTTLVRFDPVYFGHFKCNIKALVDYPNLWNYTKRLYNHAGIAETVDFDHIKQHYYGSHKTINPTGIVPVGPELDWMLEN, from the coding sequence ATGGGACTTTTACAAGATGGTAAATGGGTAGATCAATGGTATGACACCAAGTCAACAGGCGGTAAGTTTGTTCGTACTGTCACACAATTTCGCAACTGGATTACCCCTGATGGACAGGCTGGTCCAACAGGCAAAGGCGGTTTCAAGGCAGAATCTGGTCGTTACCACCTCTACATTTCTCTGGCTTGTCCTTGGGCTAGTCGGACCTTGATTATGCGAAAACTGAAAGGCTTGGAAGAACACATCTCGATTTCTATCGTGCATCCCCTCATGTTGGAAAATGGTTGGACCTTCGCAGATGGTCCTGGTGTAATCAAGGACCCAATTTTTAACAGCGACTATCTTTATCAAGTTTACTTGAAAGCAGACCCAAATTACACTGGTCGTGTGACCGTTCCTGTCCTTTGGGATAAGGAAACCAATACCATCGTCAGTAACGAATCTGCTGAAATCATGCGCATGTTTAACACTGCTTTTAATGACATTACAGGCAACTACGATGACTACTATCCAGCAAACCTGCAAGCCGAGATTGATGCCATGAATGATTTTGTCTATCCAAACATCAACAATGGCGTCTACAAGGCAGGTTTTTCAACCAGTCAGGCAGTCTATGAAAAAGAGGTCAAGAACCTTTTTGCCGCCTTAGATAAATTAGAAGAGCATTTGGCAGACAAGGACTATCTGGTGGGCAATCAGTTGACAGAAGCTGATATTCGTCTCTTTACTACCTTGGTGCGGTTTGACCCTGTTTACTTTGGGCATTTCAAGTGCAATATCAAGGCCTTGGTTGATTATCCAAATCTATGGAACTATACCAAACGTCTTTACAATCATGCTGGCATTGCAGAAACGGTGGACTTTGACCATATCAAACAGCACTACTATGGTAGCCACAAGACCATTAACCCAACGGGCATCGTTCCTGTGGGACCTGAGTTGGACTGGATGCTTGAAAACTAA
- a CDS encoding FecCD family ABC transporter permease, which translates to MIRFSVRQSLLGALLLLLVLAFLSLFLGYSHLRADQVLEALLGQAKSSISLIVWNLRLPRLLVSCLAGAALATSASLLQTLTHNPMADPGILGINAGASLAALASLFLPFSGLGLQSIFAWLGGSLAALTVYLLSQTRKGSFQSNQLLLVGMGLAGLLTSLTLSLTQVISPYQMENTQSWLSGAYLGDKWSSLMILAPSILISLLVVFPRIPKLNVLQLGPEAATGLGINVQRESRIILLLAAGLASFATLLVGNTAFVGFLASHLAKRLVGRNHSYSLPLAICLAASLMILADTIGRLLLVGTGIPTGIVLAIIGAPYCFVLMQKETS; encoded by the coding sequence ATGATCCGATTTTCTGTTCGGCAAAGCCTTCTAGGAGCTCTTCTTCTACTACTTGTCCTTGCTTTCCTCTCACTTTTTTTAGGTTATAGCCATTTAAGGGCAGACCAAGTCTTAGAAGCACTGCTTGGTCAGGCGAAATCTTCTATTTCTCTGATTGTGTGGAATCTTCGGCTGCCACGCCTGCTGGTGTCCTGCCTGGCTGGTGCGGCACTTGCAACTAGCGCTAGTCTTCTTCAAACCCTTACACACAACCCCATGGCAGACCCTGGTATTTTGGGGATTAATGCCGGAGCTAGCTTAGCGGCACTTGCCAGTCTTTTCCTTCCATTTTCAGGTCTGGGACTCCAATCCATCTTTGCATGGTTAGGAGGAAGCCTGGCCGCCTTAACTGTCTATCTGCTCAGTCAGACTAGAAAAGGCAGTTTCCAATCCAATCAACTCCTACTGGTCGGAATGGGGCTGGCTGGGCTCTTGACAAGTCTGACCCTCAGCTTAACTCAAGTCATCAGTCCCTACCAAATGGAAAATACCCAATCCTGGTTGTCAGGTGCCTATCTTGGCGACAAATGGTCTAGCTTGATGATCCTGGCTCCCTCGATTCTCATCAGCTTACTAGTAGTCTTTCCTCGGATTCCCAAACTCAATGTCTTGCAGTTAGGTCCAGAAGCTGCCACGGGCTTGGGGATAAATGTCCAGAGGGAAAGCCGCATTATCCTCTTATTAGCTGCTGGTTTGGCAAGTTTTGCCACCTTATTGGTCGGCAATACTGCCTTTGTCGGCTTTCTAGCCAGTCATTTGGCTAAAAGATTGGTCGGAAGAAACCACAGCTACTCATTACCGCTTGCCATTTGCTTAGCAGCTAGTCTCATGATCCTTGCAGATACAATAGGCAGACTGCTGTTGGTGGGAACAGGCATTCCAACTGGCATCGTTTTAGCCATCATTGGCGCTCCATATTGTTTCGTTCTGATGCAAAAAGAAACCAGCTAG
- a CDS encoding ABC transporter ATP-binding protein: MPQIEAKKATLVYDKNPVFSDLSLKIPEGNITTIIGPNGCGKSSLLKALSRIHPLQAGQILLDDKDLSKQASKEVAQKLSLLPQFHQSLDGIKVFDLVSYGRFPYQKGLGRLSEQDREKINWALEKTQTKHLQGSMVHHLSGGQSQRVWIAMALAQDTPIIFLDEPTTYLDINHQLEILELLKDLNHSEGKTIVMVLHDINLAARYSDHIIAMKDGQIVEQGPVDKLIRPEILETVFGITATILPASHYGYPLLLDYKLLPSERK; encoded by the coding sequence ATGCCCCAGATTGAAGCAAAGAAGGCGACGCTTGTTTATGACAAGAATCCAGTATTTTCTGACCTGTCCTTGAAGATTCCCGAAGGAAACATAACGACCATCATAGGACCAAATGGTTGCGGTAAATCCAGTCTTTTAAAAGCCCTCAGCCGTATCCACCCCTTGCAAGCTGGCCAGATTCTGCTGGATGACAAGGACCTTTCAAAACAAGCCAGTAAAGAAGTGGCTCAAAAATTATCCTTACTGCCCCAGTTTCACCAGAGTTTGGATGGAATAAAGGTTTTTGACCTGGTCTCTTATGGTCGCTTCCCCTATCAAAAAGGATTGGGACGCTTGAGTGAGCAGGATAGGGAAAAGATTAACTGGGCCTTAGAAAAGACCCAAACCAAGCATTTGCAAGGTTCCATGGTCCATCACCTATCTGGAGGTCAAAGTCAACGGGTCTGGATTGCCATGGCCCTGGCTCAGGACACGCCGATTATCTTTTTGGATGAACCGACTACCTATTTGGATATCAATCATCAGCTAGAAATTTTGGAACTGCTTAAAGACCTCAATCATTCGGAAGGTAAGACCATCGTTATGGTCTTGCACGACATCAATCTTGCTGCCCGCTACTCTGACCACATCATCGCTATGAAGGATGGACAGATTGTAGAACAAGGACCTGTTGATAAATTAATCCGACCAGAGATTTTAGAGACCGTCTTTGGCATTACAGCGACCATCCTACCTGCTAGTCACTACGGCTACCCCCTTCTCCTTGACTACAAACTTTTACCATCTGAAAGGAAGTAA